One part of the Arabidopsis thaliana chromosome 4, partial sequence genome encodes these proteins:
- a CDS encoding basic helix-loop-helix (bHLH) DNA-binding superfamily protein (basic helix-loop-helix (bHLH) DNA-binding superfamily protein; FUNCTIONS IN: DNA binding, sequence-specific DNA binding transcription factor activity; INVOLVED IN: regulation of transcription; LOCATED IN: nucleus; EXPRESSED IN: 9 plant structures; EXPRESSED DURING: 6 growth stages; CONTAINS InterPro DOMAIN/s: Helix-loop-helix DNA-binding domain (InterPro:IPR001092), Helix-loop-helix DNA-binding (InterPro:IPR011598); BEST Arabidopsis thaliana protein match is: basic helix-loop-helix (bHLH) DNA-binding superfamily protein (TAIR:AT4G16430.1); Has 3066 Blast hits to 2737 proteins in 159 species: Archae - 0; Bacteria - 0; Metazoa - 62; Fungi - 39; Plants - 2956; Viruses - 0; Other Eukaryotes - 9 (source: NCBI BLink).), whose amino-acid sequence MYNLTFSPSLSSSLLSFTQQTPAAIVSSSPPDLVLQQKLRFVVETSPDRWAYVIFWQKMFDDQSDRSYLVWVDGHFCGNKNNNSQENYTTNSIECELMMDGGDDLELFYAASFYGEDRSPRKEVSDESLVWLTGPDELRFSNYERAKEAGFHGVHTLVSIPINNGIIELGSSESIIQNRNFINRVKSIFGSGKTTKHTNQTGSYPKPAVSDHSKSGNQQFGSERKRRRKLETTRVAAATKEKHHPAVLSHVEAEKQRREKLNHRFYALRAIVPKVSRMDKASLLSDAVSYIESLKSKIDDLETEIKKMKMTETDKLDNSSSNTSPSSVEYQVNQKPSKSNRGSDLEVQVKIVGEEAIIRVQTENVNHPTSALMSALMEMDCRVQHANASRLSQVMVQDVVVLVPEGLRSEDRLRTTLVRTLSL is encoded by the exons ATGTATAATCTCACTTTCTCTCCATCATTGTCCTCTTCTTTGCTCTCTTTTACACAACAAACTCCTGCAGCCATAGTGTCCTCTTCTCCTCCGGATTTAGTACTTCAACAAAAACTCCGGTTTGTCGTGGAAACCTCACCGGACCGATGGGCTTATGTCATTTTTTGGCAAAAGATGTTTGATGATCAATCGGACCGGTCTTACTTGGTTTGGGTTGATGGTCATTTCTGTggaaacaagaacaacaattcCCAAGAAAat TATACAACAAACAGCATCGAGTGTGAGCTGATGATGGACGGTGGAGATGATCTGGAGTTGTTCTATGCCGCATCGTTTTACGGTGAAGATAGATCGCCGAGAAAGGAAGTATCCGATGAatctttggtttggttaaccGGTCCCGACGAGCTCCGGTTTAGCAACTACGAGAGGGCTAAAGAAGCCGGTTTTCACGGGGTACACACATTGGTCTCCATACCCATCAACAATGGCATTATCGAACTTGGTTCGTCTGAATCAATTATACAAAACCGGAACTTTATAAACCGAGTCAAGTCCATATTCGGGTCGggtaaaacaacaaaacacactAACCAAACCGGTTCTTACCCTAAACCGGCGGTATCAGATCATTCGAAAAGCGGAAATCAGCAATTCGGGTCGGAAAGAAAACGGAGGAGGAAACTTGAGACGACAAGGGTAGCTGCGGCGACGAAAGAGAAACATCATCCGGCGGTTTTGTCCCACGTGGAAGCGGAGAAGCAACGGAGAGAGAAGCTAAACCACCGGTTTTACGCTCTACGTGCCATCGTACCAAAAGTGTCACGAATGGACAAAGCGTCACTTTTATCCGACGCAGTTTCGTACATAGAAAGTCTTAAATCCAAAATCGATGATCTCGAAACTGAgatcaagaaaatgaagatgacGGAGACAGATAAATTAGacaacagcagcagcaatACGTCTCCGTCTTCCGTTGAGTACCAAGTTAACCAGAAAccttcaaaatcaaacagagGCTCTGACTTGGAAGTGCAAGTGAAGATCGTCGGAGAAGAAGCCATAATTAGGGTTCAGACAGAGAATGTGAACCATCCTACGTCGGCATTGATGAGTGCGTTAATGGAAATGGATTGTCGTGTACAACACGCGAACGCGTCGCGCTTGAGTCAGGTTATGGTTCaagatgttgttgttttggttccAGAAGGATTAAGATCGGAAGATAGGCTTAGGACCACACTTGTCCGAACCCTAAGCCTAtaa